The sequence CAGATGCTGCTTTGGGAAAAGATAAATCTGACCGACTTAGTTTGGCTGTGTGTGACAAACCTTCAGAAAGTGAGgaggaagatgaagatgaagagatGGAGgtgatttattttttgttttgtttgctttcagaGTAGATCAGAAAACAGATTTTTCAGTCTTGCTTGAGCACAGTTTCATATACATGCATATTTGCCTTCTAATATCTTCAGATGAAAGTGCTAAGGAATCCATTAAACTCACAACCACTGGCAGTTTGTGAATCGATCTGCCTCTGTCTTGGTAAGGAAAACTTGGAGGAGAATCTTTTGCACAatgagcactccccccccccgtctttttGTTGTAAACTAGCTCAAGGCTGGGAAGCTGCAAAATATATTTAGTTTCCTAGAGGGCTTAAATATGATATCATCCCTATGTGACTTTTCCTTAAAAAAACTTGAAAAACATTAATCCTATTAACAAAAAATAGCCTTTGAAGGCCTTCTATCTAGCCCCCATTTGAGATCAAATCTGGAAAAGAAAGTTAAATATTACATGCATAGACTCACACAAAGACAGAATGAGAAGACTCTGCCAGTGATATTTAGGTCAAAGAATATTTACTGGCTTATGTTGCTTGTCTTAGGAAAAAAATAGTAGGTCACTGCTAGATGGCAGTATTTTGTAGCGGCTGCTTTATTTGTTCATGTTACTGCATAtattctgattagagatgggcatgaaacgaaccacggaacaaaattccatacggaactgctggttcatttgcaGCAAAACACGCGTTCCGTGGGACCACATTTTtcagaacaaatgaatttttccagccgtttCATCGccggtttggagtttcacagaccccataccagttccagcgcagggtctgtgaaactgacagcccctttctcctgccgttctggcagcaggagaaagcccattggctgaacccagtgtggggggtctgtgaaactgacagcccctttctcctgctgctctggcagcagtagaaagggactgtcagtttcacagaccctgcactggaactggtgcggggtctgtaaaactgacagcccaggcagtgggagaaagaggctgttagtttcacagaccccgtgctggttCCAGTTTTACATACCCCGCATTGGAACCGGCGCGGGGtatgtgaaactgatagcccctttctcctgctgcctgggctgtcagttttacagaccccgcgcCGGTTCCAGCacaggatctgtgaaactgacagcccctttctcctgctactCTGGCAGTAGGAGAAAGGCTGTCAGTTCCACAGACTCCGcgctgcctgggcagcaggaaaggaggctgtcagtttcacagcccccaagttggttccagcgcggggtctgtgaaactgacagcctcttcagctgccagaactgcaggagaaaggggctgtcagtttcacagaccatgCACTGGAACCGGCATGGGgtctgaaactgacagcccctttctcctgcctgggctgtcagtttcacagaccctgcgctgggttcagccaacaGGCTGaaaccagtgcagggtctgtgaaactgatagtcctgttctcctgctgcccgggcagcagaagaaaggggctgtctgtttcaaacgccccgcaccagcttcagcagccagtgcgGGGCGGTTGAAGTGCCACGAACCAATTACtcaactgggaaaaggtcagaagatcatggttcgtggaatgctacaaaaccacgaatcacgtggtttggattttttttggttcgtgcccatgtctaattctgatACATAAGATGAGGCAAGATGTGAATGCAGAACCCTAGAATCTGTCTGCATATGTTTAGTTTTATTTTTGTGTGAAAGCATCTTTGCGCTGCCctcatattctttaaaaaatggttgtCATTCTTCAGAATTAATAACACCTTATTACTGACAGAAGTATATTGTGGtcggggacttcctgtttgggatccatggaggtctaacgcagctccacttgcggagctgaccggactgccgttttaaccggccggcggggtgaaaatagcccgcggccgactgctctcaggcggggagcaggcaaagaacgctcaagaccctagggtgagctagatctcggacgagggggggctctacacagcgagtctccccccgatccttgaggtcccaccttgcgacgggtcggctataatctctgcggcagttttggggccaattcggctggcataagacctacatacccaagcatcgattgggggaagaagctgagaggagaacttaaaatcgaaacagcgattacaacccgagaaaagtgaagagaaggtaaagatcattatcttctgagacgggacagattgataaaaacagagaggaaaaaaagtagatttttaaactgcaacagactagtgaaaaggaggggaagactcggcaggaatcgaatttaaaaagagactaagtttaaagaagttattaaagaaatgggactattgttttgaatacctgtggctttggagctgtgagaaaaagacaccatcgcgagatctgctgtgggaagacgggagacaggaagtgcgtaataacaatagagtggctggagagaagcggcccttgctggagggcaggaagtagggaatcgccatttttgaaaggggaagggtcgcggcttcagcggaagaggaagtaggccatcttggattacaaaatcatagagaaaccatagagaaaagacgcccgacattttggactctttaaaacttaatttctataagaagaccgggacatttaaaatagaaaaacgttaaattttacgccacggagttaaggaagagagcggattcgtgggagcgagctaaagcaagccccacgatgtcaaaaaaagagtggcaatcggcaatagaaaacctggataaaaacctggacaaaaaacttttagatatgattaaagaacttaaggacacgaaattggagctgataaaagaggttaaagaggttacacagacagtaaaatcggagctgtcagaagtgaaaaaaggtatggaaacaatacgaagtgaattacaaggaacgcagcagagagttaaaacagtagaagacgcgatggagaatttagcagacacgcaacaaacagagatgagattggtgaaggggagaatgtcagttgcagaaactaaacatatggagaagcagctacgttttcgtggtttgccagaagtggaaggaaagtcagcgcaagaacagatgactgaggtgttggctgagtacctggggaaggaggaggaggaagttgtggctatcctagatgtggcataccgtgtgaattcgagaatagcaacccagaggaaactaccaagagatgtgattgtgcagtttacaacacgaaatatgaaagagaggattgtgacaaaacagtttcaagatccattggagattgatggcaagacgattattataatgaaggaactgcccagatcagtgttactggaccggaaaaaatataaagtgctaattcagattttgaaggacatgaaaatcaggtacagatgggagttaccggaaggagtgtcctttgagtttggaggggccaaaaaacgcatcagatctgagcgagagatggagcgatttattaaggacaatgaaaaagacttaccaacaagatcatgagtatggagtgtaaagtattatcttggaatgtaaatggactaaactcaccgaataagaggaaaaatacttttcactggctactaaaacaaaaatgtgacattgtttgtttgcaagagacccatatcagaaagcaggatgtaaaatatttaaaatctggaaaattgggcaaagaatatgtagcggcctccaacaagaaaaaaagaggagtggtgttgtacataaaagaggagctacagccaaaatttgttatgagagatgtggaagctagatttgtagcagtggaatgtatttggaatttaaagagagtgttggtagtcggactttatgcacctaacggtgcaaaagaaagcttctttgaggatttaaggaagcatttagacgatcttgcatacgaccagataattcttgctggagacttcaatggagtgacagacttggaactagacaaaaagactacaacggcacaaaagaaaagaggactattaccaaagcttttttttgagttgattcaacaagagactcttgaagatgtatggaggagagaatatcctaaaagcagacagtttactttttattctgcaaggcattctacattatcaagaattgatatgatctgggcctcaaaagacttagcattatggactaaggaggtagaaataatgcctatggtaggctcagatcacaacccaattatgtggaaatttggaaaaaagagaaaaaggaaagcatggagaataaatgaggacttgttacaggaaagagagaatatggaaatactgagaagagagacaaagttttttatacaatacaacgtgaataaagaagtaccaaccaataaagtttgggatgcttacaaggcggttgtaaggggcatactaatggacttaaatggtagagcaagaaagaagaaagaggagaaaagacaagagattgaggagaaaataaaagccaaagaaacacagctaaaaaagagaccagggaaaaagaaggtataccaggaaattaaaatacttcaagaacagctaacagcaatgagcaataaagaattggagtggaatctcaaaagactgaatcaaaaagcgtttgagggtgctaataaacctgggaagtacctggcatggcaattgaagaagaaaagggaaaagaagataataaataaaatttgcgaagataacaaaacgtatttggagcaggctaccattagtagagccttttataaattttacgctaagctgtataataaaaaagaagtaaacaaagaatcaatagcgtcatatttggagaaaaccaaacttccagaaatctcggaagcttggagaaataagttgaatagtgaagtaactgacgaggaaataagtaaggcaatacaatctgcaaatctaggaaaggcgccagggccagatggacttacggctaaattctataagacaatggctaatgaactggcaccattcctaaaagaggtgatgaatggggttttaagggatcaaaggattccagaaacttggagtgaagcgaatatatcattgatcccaaaagagggccaagacctgactaatgtgaaaaattatagacctatatcgctactcaacaatgactacaaaatttttgcgaagatattggcggagagattgaaggggtggctctcggaagtcatagaggaggaacaagcaggctttttgccagacagacaaataagagacaacttaaggacagtgatcaatgctattgaatattatgacaagcgttgtgacaaagaggttggtttcttctttgttgacgctgaaaaagcgtttgacaatttaaactgggactttatgtttgccactatggaaaagctacaattgggagaaagattcatcagagcaattaaggaaatttatagagaccagactgcagcaattgtggtgaatgatgaattgaccaagaaattgacgataagtaaaggaacaagacaaggttgcccgttatctccattgttgttcattttagtattggagattctgatgatacaaatacgtcaagatgatgaaattcgtggaataaaaataaaggactattcatacaaggtcagagcatttgcggatgacataatgttaattgtagaggacccattggagaacatgccaagagtgatagataagatcaaggagtttggagacttggcaggtttcttcattaacaaaaagaagtcaaagatattatgcaaaaatatgactaagcagaaacaacaattgttaatggaaacaacggattgtgaagtaacaagtaaagtgaaatatttgggagtcgaattaactgcaaagaacatagatctattcaaaaacaattatgaaaaactatggactcagatagagagagacttgattaaatggaatagattgaatttgtcatggttgggtaggattgcagcagttaagatgaatgtgttaccaagagtaatgtttttgctacagacaataccaatcatcagagactccaaacaatttgaaaaatggcagaggaaaatatcagattttgtttgggcaggcaagaagcctcgagtgaaagtgaaagttttacaagatgcaaaggaaagaggcggaatgcaactgcccaatctgagactttatcatgatgcaatctgcctagtttggttgaaagaatggatgacattaaagaacaagaaactattagccctagagggatataaaaaaatatttggatggcacgcatatttatggcatgacaaagtaaaggtcaactcgatgttcctgcatcactttgttcggagaagtctatacataatctggaagaagtacagaatttatctacaagaaggaacccctttgtgggtggttccatatgaggtgatagacccgagagctgttgataatgaacaacaatgtttaacgtataaagaaataactaaaactgaagcatccaaacttagaataaagacacaagaggaactatcacctaactacgattggttccagtatagacagatcagagacttatataattcggactctgtaaagggaggtatacgaatagagaattcggaactagagcagacccttcttaaagaagataagaaaagaatatccaaggtataccaagtactgttgaagtggtataccgaggatgagatagttaaaacacaaatggtgaaatgggctataaactttaataaagaaataacaatggaggcatgggaatacttgtggaaaactacaatgaagacaacgacatgtattaatatcaaagagaacattcataaaatgatctatcgttggtacatgacaccaaagaagattgcgctagggaatttgaatacttctaataaatgctggaaatgtaagaagcatgagggctccctctatcatatgtggtggtcgtgtgaggtagccaggcagtactggggggaaataataagagaaatgagtgaaattttacaatttcaaattaataagaacccagaactcctgctactgaacttgggaatggagggaattccagcccaacacaggacgttgatattttatatgacagcagcagctagacttttgtatgcgcaaaaatggaaagtacaagaagtgccaactatggaagattggacttacaaattgctgtatatggctgaaatggacaagatgacaagaaaattgagagatctggactcagggcagttcaacacagactgggagaagctgaaacaatacctggagaagaaatgggaggtgggaggaaaactgtggcagtttgagaactactgaagtattgaagtagaggggggagactttaccggggggagaagagataaatgtgaattaataagcagtcagattaatagattgacatatatatagatatatgtaggttaacaaacagaacatagagaaaataattaattataaggactaaatataaggagcgattaactaacaatattttcttttttttctgataagttttgtaccaaactgaatgtctgaagatatagatgggtcaaattgattgactacgtgaggagagatatatagaactattataaaaagatagaatgagtaatatatatagagaataagtcaaattgtttgatataaacgaatgtatgatctatatggtttatgatatatagaaatacctgaaattgaaaaattgggataaattgtttatctaagatagaaacaaaggcttacagtttgggcatataatgttaaaaatagttaaggatgtactgcttagaataatggagaatatatatttgttttagatagaggaagctaataaaagtaagggaaaggggacaaagggttggaaagctgttggaagtcaacaaaaaggggggggaaagggagggggttagagatgaaaaaattggggaaaattgaatgtaaatgtggaaataatggattctaacccaataaaaatttttcaaaaaaaaaaaaaaaaagaagtatatTGTGGTCAAAGAGAATGGAAAAGTCCAGTGCTTTACACAATATAGCACAGCACTGTGCCAAGAAACTTGTATTCTTTTTTCAGTTAAGAAAACCAGATCTTTATTCTTTTTGTCAATTGTAGGTTTTAAAGAAAGTGCTGTGTTGGGCTCTGCCCAGATTTTCAATGTTAGCTTGCTGTTTACCTCTTGGCTTACCAGCTTGCTTTTCAAACACCTgacttcctgtttctttcttttttattagcAGATAAGTGATGAGGGTGAAGATTTTGACAAAGCAGAAgcagggaaaagaaataaaaggacaGCTGGACGACAGCAACCTGCTGGAAGACCCAAAAGGAGAAGAGTGGTCATGGATTCAGATACTGACAATGAAGGTTCAGACATGGAGTTTAAGCCAGAAGAAGTCAGCAGTGATGAAGTCAGCAATGGAGGAGGGGACAGTGAAGCTTCTGAATTTGAGGCTAATCcaaaaaaggaagcagaaaatcCCGTAAAATCCCGTAATAAACAAACTCAGGAAAAGATAAGCAAACCACCTCAGAAGGAAATCGTTAAAAATGACCCTCCTGTTACTCCCAGAAGAGAAATTAATCTTTCTGCTGAGATCAAGTATAAGCTAACCTCTTTCACAGCTTCTGAATGCTTTGATTATCAGCCAAGCcttaatggaggaggaggaggagatgatgccAACCCAACTGTGTGGGAACATGATAAAATTGATTGGCTGCAGGATGATAAAAGAAAAGATGGCTGTAGGAGAAGGAAAAATGATGTGGATTATGATCCAGGCACACTGTTTGTGCCAGCAGATTATCTGGCCAACTGCACTCCAGGGATGCGGAAGTGGTGGGAGATGAAGAGTCAGAATTTTGACTGTGTGATATTCTACAAAGTTGGAAAGTTTTATGAGCTGTATCACATGGATGCCGTTGTTGGAGTTAAAGAGCTGGGACTGGTGTTCATGAAAGGCACTTGGGCCCATTCAGGCTTCCCAGAAATAGCTTTTGACAGATTCTCCAGTGTCTTAGTCCAGAAAGGTTATAAAGTTGTCCGTGTTGAGCAGATGGAGACGCCTGAAATGATGGAAGCGCGTTGTAAATCTTTGGCTCATCCAACAAAATTTGACAGGGTTGTGCGGAGAGAAATATGCAGGATCATTACCAAAGGGACACAAACCTACAGTATTCTGGATGGTGACCTTACAGAAGACCAAAACAGATACCTCCTGTGTGTAAAAGAAAAAGTTGCTGATTCTACAGGCCTCCATCGTATTTATGGAGTATGCTTTGTTGACACAACAGTGGGCAAATTCTTTGTGGGGCAGTTCTTAGATGATCGCCATTGCTCAAGGTTTAGAACTCTCTTGGCTCATTATACTCCAGTGCAGATACTTTTTGAGAGAGGGAATCCCTCTGCAGAAACACAAAAGATACTCAAAGGctttctgtcttctactgtgcaAGAGGCCTTGGCTTCTGGTTCTCAGTTCTGGAATGCAGCCAAAACATTAAAAACTTTAATTGAGGGAGACTACTTTGAAGGCCAGGAAAATGTTAGTGGTAGGCTTGTTCTTCCTCCAGTAATCAGAGCCATGACTGCAGAAAGTGACTCGCTTGGACTTACACCGGGGGAAAACAGTGAGTTAGCATTGTGTGCTCTTGGTAGCTGTGTCTACTACCTTAAAAAATGTATTATTGACCAGGAGCTATTATCAATGGCAGATTTTGAAGAATATGTTCCTGTGGATGTTCATCTTACAAAAACAAATGCATCAAGTAGTATCTTTGCTAAAACTAGTCAGAGGATGGTACTGGATGGGGTGACCCTAGCAAACCTGGAAATACTGCACAATGGAACAACTGGTTCAGTAGAAGGTTCATTGCTGGAAAAGCTTGATATGTGCTGTACCCCATTTGGAAAGAGACTCTTGAAACAATGGCTCTGTGCACCCTTATGTAATCCTGCTGCTATCAATGACCGCCTGGACGCAGTTGAAGACCTCTTAGCTGAGGCTGCCAAAATGTCTGAAATACGTGATCTTCTGAAACAGTTGCCAGACCTTGAAAAACACTTGGGCAAGATTCACAGTATTGGGTCATCATTTAAGAACCAGAATCATCCAAATAACAGGGCAATTATGTATGAAGAGATGAGGTATAGTAAAAAGAAGATTGTAGACTTTTTGTCCACCTTAGAAGGGTTTAAAATAATCCTTGAGATTATCTCAATTTTAGAAGATATTGTTGATGGTTTTAAATCCAAAACTCTTAAACAAATAGCAATGGTTAAATCTAAAAATCCAGCAGGCTGTTTCCCAGATTTGAAAACAGAGCTTGAAAGGTGGGACACGTCTTTTGATCATAATGCCGCTCGCAGGACTGGTGTGATTAATCCtcaaactgggtttgattctgaTTATGACAAAGCACTACAGGACATAAATGATGTTGAGGAGCGCCTTCGtcagtatatggaaaagcaacgTAAACGGCTTGGGTGCAAAGCTATGATGTATTGGGGAGCAGGCAAAAACCGCTACCAAATGGAGATTGCAGAAAGTGCATTGCCTCATAACTTACCTGACGAATATGTGTTGAAGTCTAGCAGAAAAGGCTACAAACGTTACTGGACCAAAGATATAGAGAAGATGCTGATGGAGATAGTCAATGCTGAAGAACGGAGGGATGCAGCTCAAAAGGATTGTATGAAAAGGTTATTTTATAACTTTGATAAAAACAGCAAAGACTGGCGAACAGCAGTGGAATGCATTGCAGTTCTAGGTATGAAGTTTTCACTGTGTGTTAATATAAAACTCTGGGTTAACCGCAATTTAATCTCATTTACATGTTTAAATGCAATATATTGGGGCTGGCCAATAGGTGGCCTACAGTCCAGACATGATTCACAAAGCAATTTCATTTGGACTTTGTAGTCTGAGTGAACAAACTGGATTCAGAAATCTTTTTCACTTAATGTTGCTTGATTTCCTTTCTTATTACAGCCCCCATCTTTCGTGGCTTGTCCATACAGGTGAGGTGATCCCCATGATAGCTTTTTTGGTCATCCCTTTGTctcaccagtggaaaaactggttggatccagtgcaagGTGTTGGTAAAAACTTTCTCCACAACTTCAGTTATGAAAAAGAAATTTATTCAGAAGTTGTATAATATATTTTACCACTAGTCCTTGTATACATATGCCCTGTAACCAAGAACTCCTTTAATCTAGTTGGTGCTGTTACAACTTTTAACTAGTAGCAAAGGATTTGGGTTGTGTGGCAAAATTTCCTCCACCATACCAATTCCTATATGAGAAAGTAATGACACCTGATAGATAAAATTAACCGAATTCTCTATTAATTGGGTATGTGTCCATCTAAACTCTTGCATAGCTATTAGCAGTAAGGCACATGCTGTAGGCCAGCGTATTGTGAATGTAGAAAACAGgaacagcaatcctgtgagagCAGAACTGTGGAAAGACAATTGACTCTTCCATTCTGTGATCACTATGGTGCCATTGATGTAACAGACTTCAGTAATGTGTGCTCTTGTTACCAAGTGCATATACAGGATGCTGTCCTTTAAAACGGAATGAATCATATGGACGAGCCTGCTGGAAGCAGGGAGTGATCTTTTTCCAGATACGGGAATCAAGCAACTCAGGCTTGGATTACACATTGAAGAGAGCGAAGTGAGGTTGAGGCATCAGAAAACGGACAAAGACAGGATATAGAACCTTTCTTCCTGTTTTGCTAGTTTCCTTTTTGCTTGGAATTATTTATGCAAAGTAACATTTAAAGCTAGAACTCACTTCCAGCATGAAGTAGCATAAGTCCATTCTGTCACCTCTCTGCCATCTTATTTCATCTTGTATGTGAACTAGGCCTCAGTGCAGTAGTTGCTTATCTACTGGGGCAGATTGGGAGGTAAAAAATAGCTCTGGAAAGGACCCAGCCCTCCTAatagaggggagagggaggcttTCCAGAGACTGGTCCATGCCTGCCTGCATTCTGCTCCCATTACCCAAAGAGGCTACCAGCTTGCAGTGACTCCATCACTCTCACCCATTTATGTTGAGTGGGATAGAAATTCCTGGTTCCTGCAAGATAGGGGTTGCTGGcttttggtggcagctgctgccacctcccTCCCAGAGCCCCACCAGCTCAAAGCAGCAATGGCTCCCACCATACAAGACTGTTCCTCAGGCCATCAGCCCATCAGGATTTtccttaatggccaatctgctcCTATTGATCTACGTGGCAGCAATGCATAGTCTTCATGAAAAAGTATAGAGGGATAATTGTGTTAGTCTATCCTGGCAAAAACACCCAGTattgtgactttttaaaatagcacagatattgtggcataagcttgtGTGGGCCAAAGCCCAGCTTATtataacaaccacaacaacaacataagatttatatactgcccttcaggatgatttaacacctactcagagcagtttacaaagtacgttgttattatccccacaacaatcaccctgtgaggtgggtggggctgagagagcacctagaagctgtgactgactccaggtcacccagctggcttcaagtggaggagtggggaatcaaacccggttctccagattagagtcccgcactcttaaccactacaccaaactcgctctCAGATATGCGAGCCTGCTTAGGAAaggacagggtataaatattttaaatacaatgaCTAAGTGGGTAGGTGTATATATAGAGAAGGTTTGTTGCTTTATAAAAACATGTTATTCCTGTCTTGGTTCTTGGCTGTGTTGGCAGAAGAATGGGATATACACATACAAATACTCTTAATTAAACCTGTTTTGTAGTATTTGAACTTTTGGAATAAaaagattttgttttaaaaacgtACTAATTTCTCTCATTGGGGGTACAGATACCTGTCTACCAAGGTGATGCATTTTGCAGTTTGTATTCTGGCTCACAGAATCTTACGCCATGATAAATTTGTTCAGTTTCATGAACCTTGTTTCTCACACTTAGCATGCAAAATTTATTCCCTGCCATAGCACAGTCATTTAGTGGTTGATCTGCGAGTTGGCACTCTACTGTTTCGAATCCCACCGCTGCCCAgatgtactgtggggataatagtatCAGTGACTTCATTCACtactgagtgggacactaatctgtatGGAAAAGTGttgtatgtgtgctgctgttgttatttatttatttattcacaagcGCTTAAATAGTTGATCTGAGTTTCTGGGGTGTTGATAGCCCCACACTGTATTATGTTTTATTTGTCTTGAAAAAATGGAAATACTTTAGGAAGTTGTCATTTCAGGCTGATACAGATTTAAGTGTCAATTCTTTTTGTTGTCTATCTTAGATCAGAATAATAGGAGATACAGTCTTCAGGCTCCCATTTTCATCTAAGCCTGTTTTTGATCAGTAGATACTCAGTAACTAGTTGTTCTCTACAGCTTTTGAATTGTTCTTGCTACTTGGAAGACAGAATTATGCTGAAAGGTTTGTAATGAATTGCTTTAAGTAACTGGTATTCTAGCTATCTGATGTATACCAGTACTAACAGTAAGGACGCTGGAAAGCTCACtcattgggattttttttttttgctttcatagATGTCCTACAGTGTCTGGCACAGTACAGTCAGGGATGTGATG is a genomic window of Eublepharis macularius isolate TG4126 chromosome 1, MPM_Emac_v1.0, whole genome shotgun sequence containing:
- the MSH6 gene encoding DNA mismatch repair protein Msh6 isoform X2 encodes the protein MSRQSSLLTFFPKASAAQNNPPPAENDDGDGGGNSPNPGSAGAKSQSGSRGQRRAMAVAAAAASLVPAAESVLSELSPGDLVWAKLEGYPWWPCLVYNHPTEGTFVRGRGRSARIHVQFFDDDPSRGWVGVKYIKPYTGSTGRETQRGGMFYSSKPEIKKAMELADAALGKDKSDRLSLAVCDKPSESEEEDEDEEMEISDEGEDFDKAEAGKRNKRTAGRQQPAGRPKRRRVVMDSDTDNEGSDMEFKPEEVSSDEVSNGGGDSEASEFEANPKKEAENPVKSRNKQTQEKISKPPQKEIVKNDPPVTPRREINLSAEIKYKLTSFTASECFDYQPSLNGGGGGDDANPTVWEHDKIDWLQDDKRKDGCRRRKNDVDYDPGTLFVPADYLANCTPGMRKWWEMKSQNFDCVIFYKVGKFYELYHMDAVVGVKELGLVFMKGTWAHSGFPEIAFDRFSSVLVQKGYKVVRVEQMETPEMMEARCKSLAHPTKFDRVVRREICRIITKGTQTYSILDGDLTEDQNRYLLCVKEKVADSTGLHRIYGVCFVDTTVGKFFVGQFLDDRHCSRFRTLLAHYTPVQILFERGNPSAETQKILKGFLSSTVQEALASGSQFWNAAKTLKTLIEGDYFEGQENVSGRLVLPPVIRAMTAESDSLGLTPGENSELALCALGSCVYYLKKCIIDQELLSMADFEEYVPVDVHLTKTNASSSIFAKTSQRMVLDGVTLANLEILHNGTTGSVEGSLLEKLDMCCTPFGKRLLKQWLCAPLCNPAAINDRLDAVEDLLAEAAKMSEIRDLLKQLPDLEKHLGKIHSIGSSFKNQNHPNNRAIMYEEMRYSKKKIVDFLSTLEGFKIILEIISILEDIVDGFKSKTLKQIAMVKSKNPAGCFPDLKTELERWDTSFDHNAARRTGVINPQTGFDSDYDKALQDINDVEERLRQYMEKQRKRLGCKAMMYWGAGKNRYQMEIAESALPHNLPDEYVLKSSRKGYKRYWTKDIEKMLMEIVNAEERRDAAQKDCMKRLFYNFDKNSKDWRTAVECIAVLDVLQCLAQYSQGCDGPLCRPVILLPEKNTPPFLELRSSRHPCITKTFFGDDFIPNDILIGVKGKEPGSWTDSHCVLVTGPNMGGKSTLMRQAGLLVIMAQVGFFVPAESCRITPVDRVFTRLGASDRILSGESTFFVELSETSSILQHATEHSFVLMDELGRGTATFDGTAIASAVVKELSESIKCRTMFSTHYHSLVEDYFHSPSVQLGHMACMVENETDDPSQETITFLYKFIKGACPKSYGFNAARLADIPEEIIRKGHKKAKDFEKSTLSLRLFRNLCLIAEGAPTVVDDLHKQLTMLCK